In one window of Leptospira sp. GIMC2001 DNA:
- a CDS encoding D-alanine--D-alanine ligase produces MFQIGVVFGGRSTEHEISLRSGSFIYNNIDRSRFQVKPILISKNGDWFYPNHWNVEWKVPSVTNPELYADEVLRAFCNQTQAQPYNSWTDPSCGGCKLIVLGLHGGEGEDGRIQAFLETTGIAYTGSGVLASSLAMDKFRSNIIFESQNIPVARFIDLTKDRFLFEYEASRPGHAWDRLCANMGMNFPVFSKPSTGGSSVGTFRANDAKEWEEKIRIIFETERRMLVQENIQGREVSCGVIEKPLHGLWEPFALPPTEIIPNSEFFDYSAKYIPGGSNEVTPADMPPEWISKIQEYSMRAHEILGCVGYSRTDFIVTEDGTPWILETNTLPGMTGTSLIPQQAAAVGIEMKQIFTWLIRLGLERRHIPWTEE; encoded by the coding sequence GTGTTTCAAATTGGAGTCGTTTTTGGTGGGAGATCAACGGAGCATGAGATATCTCTTCGATCTGGTAGTTTTATTTATAACAATATAGACCGTAGTCGGTTTCAAGTGAAGCCAATTCTTATTTCCAAAAATGGGGATTGGTTCTATCCAAATCATTGGAATGTTGAATGGAAAGTCCCAAGTGTGACCAATCCAGAGTTATATGCGGATGAAGTTTTGCGTGCATTTTGTAACCAAACCCAAGCGCAACCTTACAATTCTTGGACCGATCCTTCCTGCGGTGGATGCAAACTGATCGTTCTGGGATTGCATGGAGGAGAAGGAGAAGATGGACGTATCCAAGCCTTTTTGGAAACAACAGGAATTGCTTATACTGGTTCTGGTGTTCTTGCATCATCACTTGCAATGGATAAATTCAGATCCAATATCATTTTCGAAAGCCAAAACATTCCCGTTGCAAGATTTATTGATCTAACAAAGGATAGGTTTTTGTTTGAGTATGAAGCGTCACGTCCAGGTCACGCATGGGATCGGTTGTGCGCGAATATGGGAATGAACTTTCCGGTATTTTCTAAACCATCCACTGGAGGTTCTAGTGTAGGAACATTTCGTGCAAATGATGCAAAGGAATGGGAAGAAAAAATTCGAATCATTTTTGAGACCGAGAGACGTATGCTTGTTCAAGAAAATATCCAAGGTCGTGAAGTGAGTTGTGGGGTTATCGAAAAACCACTCCATGGTTTGTGGGAGCCTTTTGCCTTGCCGCCTACGGAGATTATTCCTAATTCGGAATTTTTTGACTATTCTGCTAAATACATTCCCGGTGGATCCAATGAAGTTACTCCAGCAGATATGCCGCCTGAATGGATATCCAAAATTCAAGAATACAGTATGAGAGCGCACGAAATTCTCGGATGCGTTGGCTATTCTCGTACAGATTTTATAGTTACCGAGGATGGAACACCTTGGATTTTGGAAACGAATACTTTGCCTGGAATGACGGGAACTAGTTTGATTCCTCAACAAGCAGCTGCAGTTGGGATAGAGATGAAGCAGATATTTACTTGGTTGATTCGCCTCGGACTTGAAAGAAGACATATTCCATGGACAGAGGAATGA
- a CDS encoding DedA family protein: MDWAEYLDQILAWITVQNKIFIWIFFFLSNLMENVFPPWPGDTVTVFGGFFVAHGEEYPSQFGMIGLISSTLLGNLAGGYIMYRFGHRFLQWVRNKNFPFKEELYSEEKIESTFDWFRRNSILVVLISRFSAGIRFFVSIVAGMVHMNPILFFSLFTVGVSVWCGLLIGGGYSLGRNWEQVLNILAMYNKFIFGLIILGILIWTFNHFTKKQT; encoded by the coding sequence ATGGATTGGGCAGAGTATTTAGATCAGATTTTAGCTTGGATCACCGTTCAAAATAAGATATTCATTTGGATTTTCTTTTTTCTCTCCAATTTAATGGAGAATGTTTTCCCACCTTGGCCAGGCGATACAGTTACAGTTTTTGGCGGCTTTTTTGTTGCTCATGGTGAAGAATACCCATCTCAATTTGGAATGATTGGCCTAATTTCCAGTACCCTTCTTGGAAACCTAGCGGGCGGCTATATCATGTATAGATTTGGACATCGTTTCTTACAATGGGTACGCAATAAAAACTTTCCTTTCAAAGAGGAACTCTATAGCGAAGAGAAAATTGAATCTACCTTCGATTGGTTCCGGAGAAATTCGATTCTTGTTGTTTTGATTTCAAGATTCTCAGCGGGGATTCGATTTTTTGTATCGATTGTTGCGGGAATGGTTCATATGAATCCAATCTTATTCTTCAGTCTATTTACCGTCGGCGTTTCTGTCTGGTGTGGGTTATTGATTGGTGGTGGTTATTCCTTAGGAAGAAACTGGGAACAGGTGCTGAATATTTTGGCAATGTACAATAAGTTCATATTTGGTTTGATTATCCTTGGAATTCTAATCTGGACATTTAATCATTTTACAAAAAAACAGACTTGA
- the xseA gene encoding exodeoxyribonuclease VII large subunit, with translation MSNDRPITVSELNKLISNALSSNPSFKSIWVKGEISNFNIAPSGHFYFSLKDSTSNLRCTFFQGRTQSYSGRPLKNGMEVMAYGSVNVYEPRGEYSLNVFKIEEIGQGDIHLQVEKLKKQLYEKGIFDPNRKRPLPRLPKTLGIATSPTGAAIEDIIRIARTNYPNINILVSPCVVQGVDAPNSITEAIELLNNPKWEVDVIIAGRGGGSYEDLMAFNDEKVIMAYYNSRVPIISAVGHEIDKVLTDYAADVSAPTPTAAAKIAIPEVETIFAYLEETDRRLTLALKHRLQYLRDRLGKALDKRSLTDPSHYIEERYIALDEVLSRIHLIGRNFLSQKKEKLSVFERISFRWEQSLERKSNRLNLASGRLENFSPLSTLSRGYSVIRNHKKNVIKASNEVKIGEKLELILAKGSLEVNVQNISNEK, from the coding sequence ATGAGCAATGATAGACCGATAACAGTATCGGAACTCAATAAACTCATATCCAACGCACTCAGTTCCAATCCAAGTTTTAAATCAATCTGGGTAAAGGGTGAAATTTCCAATTTCAATATTGCTCCATCTGGGCATTTTTATTTCTCTTTAAAAGATAGCACAAGTAATCTTCGCTGCACTTTCTTTCAAGGAAGAACACAAAGTTATAGCGGACGTCCATTAAAGAATGGAATGGAAGTAATGGCTTATGGAAGCGTTAATGTTTATGAACCGAGAGGTGAGTATTCACTCAATGTTTTCAAAATTGAAGAAATTGGACAAGGTGATATCCACTTACAAGTTGAAAAATTAAAAAAGCAATTGTATGAGAAAGGAATATTTGATCCTAACAGAAAAAGACCACTACCACGCCTCCCCAAAACATTGGGAATTGCAACTTCACCAACCGGTGCTGCAATTGAGGATATTATAAGAATTGCAAGAACGAATTATCCGAATATAAATATATTAGTATCTCCTTGTGTAGTTCAAGGTGTTGATGCACCCAATTCAATAACAGAAGCTATTGAACTTTTGAACAATCCAAAATGGGAAGTTGATGTGATCATCGCTGGACGTGGTGGCGGAAGCTATGAAGACTTAATGGCATTTAATGACGAAAAAGTTATTATGGCTTATTACAATTCACGAGTTCCTATCATCTCAGCTGTTGGACATGAAATCGATAAAGTTCTTACCGACTATGCAGCGGACGTAAGCGCACCGACACCTACGGCCGCAGCAAAAATCGCGATACCTGAAGTTGAGACTATATTTGCATATCTAGAAGAAACCGATCGCAGGCTTACTCTTGCTCTCAAGCATAGATTGCAATATCTTAGAGATCGTTTGGGAAAAGCACTTGATAAAAGATCCCTTACTGACCCGAGCCATTATATTGAAGAAAGATATATCGCTTTGGATGAAGTGCTTTCAAGAATCCATCTAATTGGTCGGAATTTTCTCTCCCAGAAAAAAGAAAAATTGTCAGTCTTTGAGAGAATATCATTTCGCTGGGAACAAAGCCTCGAAAGAAAAAGCAATCGATTGAATCTAGCTTCGGGAAGATTAGAGAACTTCTCTCCACTTTCTACTCTGAGCCGTGGATACAGTGTTATACGAAATCATAAAAAGAATGTAATCAAAGCTTCAAACGAAGTAAAAATAGGAGAAAAATTGGAATTGATTTTAGCGAAAGGTAGCTTAGAAGTCAATGTTCAAAATATTAGCAATGAAAAATAA
- a CDS encoding AI-2E family transporter — protein MDSNLLKKNKNQIFLTVLLGILFITACFLVYFVFKPYLWSAIIAGIFYVASRKIHKRLKEWLGLKLQWASPWIMVLVLLTMVVLPSIFIISTLINETVYLVYQIRLSFTEDKIIHTLIRFSSITDFITDSEFFWLKIPVIYREFVGKYIDILNLDSIYGILRNSSTSVLGSLDLPTGFIFNAFFSFLLLFFFYKEGKTVEKWIFQSLPFPKALEDKIGRRIESAVQTVMMGNLLVSLVQGAFLYIMLLISGISSPFLYASIGTFFSLIPVLGTGIIWIPIGLYLGFIEANWLLAIFFMVGSFSGYLILENYVKPKLLDRKLKIHPFLIFLSLIGGLKEFGLIGVIIGPVALTIIIILWDFWKLFRENALNFQDE, from the coding sequence TTGGACAGTAACTTATTAAAAAAAAATAAAAACCAAATTTTTCTTACAGTCTTACTTGGAATTTTATTTATCACAGCTTGCTTTTTGGTTTATTTCGTATTCAAACCCTATCTATGGTCAGCAATCATTGCAGGAATTTTCTATGTTGCATCCCGTAAAATCCACAAAAGACTCAAAGAATGGCTAGGTTTAAAACTGCAATGGGCTTCACCTTGGATAATGGTTTTGGTTTTATTAACAATGGTTGTACTACCAAGCATTTTTATTATAAGTACATTAATCAATGAAACTGTCTATTTGGTTTATCAAATCCGCCTCTCATTTACAGAAGACAAAATTATTCATACGCTGATTCGATTCAGTTCGATTACAGATTTTATCACGGATAGTGAATTTTTCTGGCTCAAAATTCCAGTCATCTACCGTGAATTCGTTGGTAAATACATAGACATCCTCAATCTGGATAGCATCTATGGAATACTTAGAAATTCCTCCACATCCGTTTTGGGTAGCTTAGATCTTCCTACTGGTTTTATATTCAATGCATTTTTTTCATTTTTGTTGTTATTCTTTTTTTACAAGGAAGGAAAAACCGTTGAAAAATGGATTTTCCAATCTCTACCTTTTCCCAAAGCACTAGAAGATAAAATTGGCAGAAGGATTGAGTCTGCCGTACAAACTGTAATGATGGGCAATTTACTCGTCTCACTTGTACAAGGTGCTTTTTTATACATCATGCTTTTAATTTCTGGAATATCCAGCCCATTTTTGTATGCAAGCATTGGAACTTTCTTTTCATTGATTCCTGTTCTTGGCACTGGAATCATTTGGATTCCCATTGGATTGTATTTAGGCTTTATCGAAGCGAATTGGCTTCTTGCGATATTCTTTATGGTCGGCTCGTTTAGTGGATATCTAATATTAGAAAATTATGTTAAACCAAAACTTTTGGATAGAAAATTGAAAATCCATCCATTTTTGATATTTCTATCTCTGATCGGTGGACTAAAAGAATTTGGATTGATTGGAGTGATAATAGGTCCAGTTGCTCTGACTATCATTATTATCTTATGGGATTTCTGGAAATTATTCAGAGAAAACGCCCTTAATTTTCAGGACGAATGA
- a CDS encoding ABC transporter ATP-binding protein, producing the protein MSKIIVEMKKVHKSFGSRHILKGMDLQVRQGETMVILGPSGTGKSVSLKHITGLLEPDSGDCYVFGQKISGESDDAKSKLRARMGVLFQSGALINWLSVYDNVALPLREHKLANEKEIDRLVMEKLKWLDLIPAKDTLPSNISGGMKKRAGLARALTTNPEIVMYDEPTSGLDPVMSNVINELIIRLKKELGLTSIVVTHDMSSAYMIADRISFIYEGQVIMCGTVEEIQNSPNPLIQQFIHGRTKGPMILDHSDK; encoded by the coding sequence ATGAGCAAGATTATTGTAGAAATGAAAAAAGTCCACAAGTCCTTTGGATCAAGACATATCCTAAAAGGAATGGATCTGCAGGTGCGACAAGGCGAAACGATGGTTATCCTTGGGCCATCCGGAACTGGAAAGAGTGTGTCTCTTAAGCATATCACTGGGCTGCTCGAACCGGATTCTGGAGATTGTTATGTGTTCGGACAGAAAATTTCTGGTGAGAGTGATGATGCCAAATCAAAATTGCGAGCAAGAATGGGTGTTCTATTCCAGAGTGGAGCCTTGATCAATTGGCTTTCGGTCTATGATAATGTTGCCCTCCCACTTCGAGAGCACAAGCTTGCGAACGAAAAAGAAATTGATCGTTTGGTAATGGAGAAATTGAAATGGCTGGATCTCATTCCCGCAAAAGATACATTGCCATCGAATATTTCAGGTGGAATGAAAAAAAGAGCAGGACTTGCTCGAGCACTCACCACCAACCCAGAAATTGTAATGTATGATGAACCTACATCTGGCTTAGATCCAGTTATGTCCAATGTGATAAACGAGCTTATCATTCGTCTCAAGAAAGAATTGGGTCTAACTTCCATAGTCGTCACCCATGATATGTCGAGTGCATATATGATCGCAGATCGGATCAGTTTTATATATGAAGGTCAAGTGATTATGTGCGGAACTGTTGAAGAGATTCAAAATTCTCCCAATCCTCTGATTCAACAGTTTATACATGGTCGAACAAAAGGTCCCATGATTCTAGATCATTCCGATAAATGA
- the lpxC gene encoding UDP-3-O-acyl-N-acetylglucosamine deacetylase encodes MQTLFRKTVKETIRLKGIGLHSGKTVRLNIHPAESGHGLKFNHSQPTHSTIIPVHVDYVIDTGNAVTLGKDQVKIQTIEHLMAALHTLGITDALIDIDSTEVPIMDGSSLPFLEAIQSTGWIESKTILEPIQITNPIWVVEGDKYLVLLPSDELKVTYSIDFNHPLLRGQSFTTNLDQKTVLEDILPARTFGFLKDVEQLQSKGLALGGSLDNAVVLTEDGYLNDSLRYENECVRHKVLDLIGDLAVLGRPFTGHLIASKAGHGLDISLARCILEQEKANEMKNFRQNKNFSQKSNQQKQA; translated from the coding sequence ATGCAAACATTATTTAGAAAAACTGTAAAAGAAACCATTCGATTGAAAGGAATTGGTCTGCATTCGGGCAAAACCGTCCGTTTGAACATTCATCCAGCCGAGTCCGGGCATGGATTGAAGTTCAATCACTCGCAACCAACGCATTCTACTATCATTCCAGTACATGTGGATTATGTTATCGATACTGGAAACGCAGTTACACTAGGCAAAGATCAAGTTAAGATACAGACAATCGAGCATTTGATGGCGGCTTTGCACACTTTAGGAATAACAGACGCACTCATCGACATTGATAGCACTGAAGTGCCAATCATGGATGGATCTTCCCTTCCTTTCTTAGAAGCGATCCAATCAACTGGATGGATCGAGTCCAAGACAATACTTGAACCAATTCAAATAACAAATCCAATTTGGGTAGTGGAAGGTGATAAATATCTGGTACTACTTCCTTCCGATGAACTCAAAGTAACATATAGCATCGACTTCAACCATCCTTTACTTCGTGGACAATCCTTTACTACAAATCTTGATCAGAAAACTGTATTGGAAGATATCCTTCCCGCTAGAACTTTTGGATTTTTGAAGGATGTAGAACAGCTTCAGTCCAAAGGTCTTGCTTTAGGTGGTTCTCTGGACAACGCAGTTGTTCTTACAGAAGACGGATATCTAAACGATTCTCTCAGATACGAGAATGAATGTGTCAGACACAAAGTCCTTGATTTGATTGGAGATTTAGCGGTTCTAGGAAGACCTTTTACTGGGCATCTAATTGCATCCAAAGCTGGACACGGCTTGGATATTTCTCTCGCGCGTTGCATCCTAGAACAGGAAAAAGCGAACGAAATGAAGAATTTTCGCCAAAATAAGAATTTTTCCCAAAAATCGAATCAACAGAAGCAAGCTTAG
- a CDS encoding MlaD family protein, translating into MQAFKYSIVGLIFISSLAIVGYFTILTEGGPLQSKGVEAIIHFPNADGIKIGNRVTIHGVPYGYVSKVDLVQIDEEGKILPKGIPGVGTKVEITLALKGPMKIYENYEATIKNESLLSGRIISLNPGSRYPKDPKTQELDTDGQEYLVLSDFTMEPNKSKPNLSLRGTVTEDPLVSLSELIAENRVDIRKTMINVASITSKINNGEGTLGRLINEQEMHKNVNTTLTDAQIVLRELREGLEDLREQAPVTSFIRAALSAF; encoded by the coding sequence ATGCAAGCATTCAAATACTCAATAGTCGGACTTATATTTATCTCATCCTTAGCGATAGTCGGGTATTTTACCATTCTCACGGAAGGAGGACCCCTTCAGAGCAAAGGCGTAGAAGCTATTATACATTTTCCCAACGCAGACGGTATCAAAATTGGAAACCGCGTGACGATTCATGGAGTTCCTTATGGCTATGTATCCAAAGTAGACCTAGTCCAAATTGACGAAGAAGGCAAAATTCTACCAAAAGGCATTCCAGGCGTGGGCACAAAAGTGGAAATCACCTTAGCTCTCAAAGGCCCAATGAAAATCTATGAAAACTATGAAGCTACAATCAAAAACGAATCTCTATTATCAGGTAGAATCATATCACTCAATCCAGGTTCCCGATATCCAAAAGATCCTAAAACTCAAGAATTAGATACGGATGGTCAAGAGTATCTAGTTTTGAGCGATTTTACCATGGAACCCAACAAATCCAAACCGAACTTGTCACTCCGAGGTACTGTGACCGAAGACCCACTGGTTTCGCTCTCAGAGCTGATTGCAGAGAACCGAGTAGATATCCGAAAAACAATGATCAATGTTGCTTCTATTACATCCAAAATCAACAACGGCGAAGGAACATTAGGCCGATTGATCAACGAACAAGAAATGCACAAGAACGTGAATACTACTCTAACGGATGCCCAGATCGTACTACGTGAACTGAGAGAAGGACTCGAAGACCTTCGCGAGCAGGCACCAGTAACGAGCTTTATACGAGCTGCACTCAGCGCGTTCTAA
- a CDS encoding sodium:solute symporter family protein: MIAFVVIYLLVTISIGYYASTRVKNTKDFILAGRSLPLYISTAALFATWFGSETILGASSQMALEGFPAVIQEPFGAALCLFLLGVFFAKPLYRMNILTFGDFYRIQYGKKMEIISGICLVLSYLGWIAAQMVALGIILNSITGIDIVTGILLGSGIVIFYTYLGGMWSIALTDFMQTIMIILGLCLTLYEMNAKISISEVFNLTPIGFFNFLPEPGTTEYINYLSAWMVIGLGSIPQQDLFQRVMSAKSERVAIISSLLASFFYLSIAMIPLLLALYGRILLPDVLENNSQMIIPSLVKSFTSPIVQVLFFGAMLSAIMSTASGAILAPASILSENLLKYLTLNHSWGEKKLLRYSRFSVVFIAMVGLVIALGRQDIFVLVEESSALSLVSLFSPLVFGLFYKKSTEKAAILSLFFGMASWLFAIWFDTSIEPLFYGFVASLIPLSMEYVFFQVRGESTK, translated from the coding sequence ATGATTGCATTTGTAGTTATATACCTATTAGTAACAATATCCATTGGATACTATGCAAGCACAAGAGTCAAAAACACCAAAGATTTTATTTTAGCTGGACGTTCCCTTCCCCTTTATATTTCAACAGCCGCACTATTTGCAACTTGGTTTGGATCTGAGACCATTCTTGGAGCATCGTCTCAGATGGCATTGGAAGGATTTCCTGCCGTTATCCAAGAGCCATTTGGAGCAGCATTGTGTTTATTTTTGTTAGGTGTTTTTTTTGCCAAACCTTTGTATCGAATGAATATTCTCACGTTTGGTGATTTCTATCGAATTCAATACGGCAAAAAAATGGAAATCATCTCAGGAATCTGCCTTGTTTTATCTTATCTCGGTTGGATTGCAGCTCAGATGGTTGCGCTAGGAATCATTTTGAATTCTATAACTGGTATAGATATTGTTACGGGAATCTTACTTGGTTCAGGAATTGTTATATTCTACACATATCTTGGTGGGATGTGGTCCATTGCTCTTACTGATTTCATGCAAACTATTATGATCATCCTTGGTCTATGTCTGACTCTTTATGAAATGAATGCAAAAATTTCTATAAGCGAAGTATTCAATCTCACACCCATTGGATTCTTTAACTTTTTGCCTGAGCCTGGAACAACGGAATATATCAATTACCTTTCTGCATGGATGGTGATTGGACTTGGATCTATTCCTCAGCAGGATTTATTTCAACGAGTAATGTCCGCGAAATCAGAAAGAGTAGCAATCATTTCATCCTTACTTGCCTCGTTTTTCTACTTAAGTATTGCTATGATCCCACTCTTACTTGCTTTATACGGTAGAATCTTATTGCCAGATGTTTTAGAAAATAATTCTCAGATGATCATTCCCAGCTTGGTAAAATCATTCACCTCACCAATCGTTCAAGTTTTGTTCTTTGGTGCGATGCTCTCAGCAATCATGTCGACTGCAAGTGGAGCAATCCTTGCACCAGCTTCCATTCTTTCTGAGAATTTATTGAAATACTTAACTCTCAATCATTCATGGGGCGAGAAAAAACTTCTTCGGTATTCGAGATTCTCAGTCGTATTCATTGCAATGGTTGGTCTCGTTATTGCACTTGGAAGACAAGATATTTTCGTGTTAGTCGAAGAATCCTCAGCCTTAAGCTTGGTATCTTTGTTTTCTCCACTTGTCTTCGGATTGTTTTATAAAAAATCCACAGAAAAAGCAGCTATCCTATCTCTATTCTTTGGAATGGCTTCTTGGTTATTCGCAATCTGGTTCGATACTTCCATCGAACCACTGTTTTATGGATTTGTAGCAAGCCTCATTCCTCTGTCCATGGAATATGTCTTCTTTCAAGTCCGAGGCGAATCAACCAAGTAA
- a CDS encoding MlaE family ABC transporter permease: protein MIQKLKKSITSLLEGSGYTVLLLIQTIGQSRHAWFKKKEILDQMYISGVGSLFVVSIVSVFTGMIMGLNTGLGLRDFGAEGQIGILLTIVLTREFAPFMTSLILAASVGSSMAAEIGTMKVSEEIDALEVMSINPVRYLVLPRILGFSLMVPVLCVYASVLGILGGAVVGNFQLGIEYRSYFQDVTERVSSIAGLKDLYVGLFKGYVFGILIATISCSQGLRTTQGAIGVGKTTRKAVVTSFLIVIFFGYVLTALFFN from the coding sequence ATGATTCAAAAATTAAAAAAATCCATCACATCATTGCTAGAGGGCTCTGGATATACGGTTTTGTTACTTATTCAGACAATCGGGCAATCAAGGCATGCTTGGTTTAAGAAAAAAGAAATTCTAGATCAAATGTATATTTCTGGAGTGGGAAGTTTATTCGTAGTTTCGATTGTTTCTGTTTTTACGGGAATGATCATGGGCTTGAATACTGGTTTGGGACTAAGAGATTTTGGCGCTGAAGGACAAATCGGAATTTTACTTACGATCGTACTCACTCGTGAATTTGCACCGTTTATGACATCACTTATATTAGCGGCATCGGTTGGATCATCTATGGCAGCAGAAATTGGAACGATGAAAGTTTCCGAAGAAATCGACGCATTAGAAGTGATGAGCATAAACCCAGTTCGTTATTTAGTTCTACCTAGAATTTTAGGATTTTCACTTATGGTTCCAGTTTTATGTGTATACGCTTCCGTATTGGGAATATTAGGTGGAGCAGTGGTTGGCAATTTTCAGCTAGGAATTGAATATCGTTCTTATTTTCAAGATGTTACAGAGCGGGTGAGTTCTATAGCCGGACTCAAAGATTTATATGTTGGACTTTTCAAAGGATATGTTTTTGGAATACTGATAGCAACAATATCCTGTTCACAAGGACTCCGAACAACTCAAGGAGCCATCGGTGTTGGTAAAACGACTCGCAAAGCTGTTGTTACATCATTCTTGATTGTAATATTCTTTGGATATGTACTTACAGCCTTATTTTTTAATTAG
- a CDS encoding exodeoxyribonuclease VII small subunit, with translation MKNKTEDLSFEEAIQELEEIAEKLEKGQISLEDSILAYERGVELKKICTNRLKEADTRIEILNKAPDGSAKKETATRKTKKSDTEETEELF, from the coding sequence ATGAAAAATAAAACCGAAGATTTGAGTTTTGAAGAAGCAATTCAAGAACTAGAAGAAATTGCAGAAAAATTGGAAAAAGGACAGATATCGTTAGAAGATTCGATCCTTGCCTACGAGCGCGGTGTAGAACTCAAAAAAATCTGTACGAACAGACTCAAAGAAGCTGATACTAGGATTGAAATCTTGAATAAGGCACCTGATGGTTCTGCAAAAAAAGAAACCGCAACTCGCAAAACCAAAAAGTCCGACACAGAAGAAACAGAAGAGTTATTTTAA